In one Lysobacter alkalisoli genomic region, the following are encoded:
- the ybaL gene encoding YbaL family putative K(+) efflux transporter, producing MHHTSLIAILVAGFVLAFVFGALAQRLRLSPLVGYLVAGIVAGPFTPGFVADQELAPQLAEIGVILLMFGVGLHFSMRDLLSVKAIALPGAVVQITVATVLGWGLSQLLGWSHAAGIVFGLALSVASTVVLLRALEERRLVETERGRIAVGWLIVEDLAMVLALVLLPALAEIIGGGGEEAPSVSIVLLKTFTKVGGFVAFMLIIGRRVIPWILERVAGTGSRELFTLCVLAIALGVAFGSAHLFGVSFALGAFFAGMLLNESEFSHKAASETLPLRDAFAVLFFVSVGMLFNPMILVEHPFEVIATFLIIVLGKSIAAYAIVRAFGKPDSTALLISASLAQIGEFSFILAGLGLQLDILPQRGQDLILAGALLSIVINPLLFQWLDSRTRREASATPPEPPRVIPGIPDDLSGHVILIGFGRVGSELGRLLKAQDVSLVVIDGEDDLVEHARAADLPAIRGNAANEKVLAEARPETANTVMLAIPNVLEAGEIIARLREINPGLTIVARAHSDAEVKHLLEHGADGAVMAERELAHSLAEMVLATPAFRGDRRLPPAGA from the coding sequence ATGCACCACACCTCGCTGATCGCCATCCTCGTCGCCGGTTTCGTGCTTGCGTTCGTGTTCGGGGCACTGGCGCAGCGTCTGCGGCTCTCGCCGCTGGTGGGCTATCTGGTCGCCGGCATCGTCGCCGGTCCGTTCACGCCCGGCTTCGTCGCCGACCAGGAGCTGGCGCCGCAGCTGGCCGAGATCGGCGTGATCCTGCTGATGTTCGGCGTCGGCCTGCATTTCTCGATGCGCGACCTGCTCTCGGTCAAGGCGATTGCGCTGCCGGGCGCGGTCGTGCAGATCACGGTGGCCACCGTGCTGGGCTGGGGGCTTTCGCAGCTGCTGGGCTGGTCGCACGCCGCCGGCATCGTGTTCGGGCTGGCGCTGTCCGTGGCCAGCACGGTGGTCCTGCTGCGGGCACTGGAGGAACGCCGCCTGGTCGAAACCGAACGTGGCCGCATCGCGGTGGGCTGGCTGATCGTCGAGGACCTGGCGATGGTGCTGGCGCTGGTGCTGCTGCCGGCGCTGGCCGAGATCATCGGCGGCGGCGGCGAAGAGGCACCTTCGGTTTCGATCGTGCTGCTGAAGACCTTCACCAAGGTCGGCGGCTTCGTCGCCTTCATGCTGATCATCGGCCGGCGGGTGATCCCGTGGATCCTCGAACGCGTCGCTGGCACCGGTTCTCGCGAACTGTTCACCCTGTGCGTGCTGGCGATCGCGCTGGGCGTGGCGTTCGGCTCGGCGCACTTGTTCGGGGTCTCGTTCGCGCTGGGTGCGTTCTTCGCCGGCATGCTGCTCAACGAATCGGAGTTCAGCCACAAGGCCGCCAGCGAGACCCTGCCGCTGCGCGATGCGTTCGCAGTGCTGTTCTTCGTCTCGGTGGGCATGCTGTTCAACCCGATGATCCTGGTCGAACATCCGTTCGAGGTGATCGCGACCTTCCTGATCATCGTGCTGGGCAAGTCGATCGCCGCCTACGCGATCGTGCGTGCGTTCGGCAAGCCGGACTCCACCGCGCTGCTGATCTCGGCCAGCCTGGCGCAGATCGGCGAGTTCTCCTTCATCCTCGCCGGCCTCGGCCTGCAGCTGGACATCCTGCCCCAGCGCGGCCAGGACCTGATCCTGGCCGGCGCCCTGCTTTCGATCGTGATCAATCCGTTGCTGTTCCAGTGGCTGGACAGCCGAACCCGCAGGGAAGCTTCCGCCACGCCGCCGGAGCCGCCCCGGGTGATTCCCGGCATTCCCGACGACCTGTCCGGGCACGTCATCCTGATCGGCTTCGGCCGCGTCGGCAGCGAGCTTGGCCGACTGCTGAAGGCGCAGGACGTGTCGCTGGTGGTGATCGATGGCGAGGATGACCTGGTCGAACATGCACGTGCCGCCGACCTGCCCGCGATCCGCGGCAATGCCGCCAACGAAAAGGTGCTGGCGGAAGCGCGTCCCGAAACCGCCAACACCGTGATGCTGGCGATCCCGAACGTGCTGGAAGCCGGCGAAATCATCGCCCGCCTGCGCGAGATCAACCCGGGCCTGACCATCGTCGCCCGCGCCCACAGCGACGCCGAGGTGAAGCACCTGCTCGAGCACGGCGCGGATGGCGCGGTCATGGCCGAACGCGAGCTGGCTCACAGCCTGGCCGAGATGGTACTGGCCACCCCTGCGTTCCGCGGCGACCGTCGGCTGCCACCCGCCGGTGCCTGA
- the cobT gene encoding nicotinate-nucleotide--dimethylbenzimidazole phosphoribosyltransferase produces MPDAAMAEAARARQGVLTKPPGSLGVLEDAAVMLAGLQRTPQPTLDRVWISVFAGDHGVAAEGVSAFPQAVTGEMVRNFATGGAAICVLARGLGATLEVVQLGTVNDPGELPGVRRVLIAPSTANFCEQPAMTAAQLEAALQAGADSVARAVAAGAQAFVGGEMGIANTTAATALACALLGEAPAMLSGAGTGLDAAGIARKQTVVRRALDRHAGIADPAECLRCLGGFEIAALTGAYIAAAQQELPVIVDGFIATSAALAAVRINPGVRDWLLFSHCSHERGHRRLLDALDARPLLDLGMRLGEGSGAAACVPLLRLACALHNGMATFEQAGVSTA; encoded by the coding sequence ATGCCGGATGCGGCGATGGCCGAAGCCGCACGGGCACGACAGGGCGTGCTGACCAAGCCACCGGGCTCGCTGGGCGTGCTGGAGGACGCCGCGGTCATGCTGGCCGGGCTGCAACGCACGCCACAGCCGACGCTCGACCGGGTCTGGATCAGCGTGTTCGCCGGCGACCACGGCGTCGCTGCCGAGGGCGTGTCGGCATTCCCGCAGGCGGTCACCGGCGAGATGGTGCGCAACTTCGCCACCGGCGGTGCGGCGATCTGCGTGCTCGCGCGCGGACTGGGCGCGACCCTCGAGGTCGTGCAACTCGGTACCGTCAACGATCCCGGCGAACTGCCCGGCGTACGGCGGGTGTTGATCGCACCGTCCACCGCGAACTTCTGCGAACAGCCGGCGATGACCGCGGCACAGCTCGAAGCGGCGTTGCAGGCCGGCGCCGACAGCGTCGCACGCGCGGTCGCGGCGGGTGCGCAGGCCTTCGTCGGTGGTGAGATGGGCATTGCCAACACCACCGCGGCGACCGCGCTGGCCTGTGCCCTGCTGGGCGAGGCTCCGGCGATGTTGTCGGGGGCGGGCACCGGGCTGGATGCGGCCGGCATCGCCCGCAAGCAGACGGTGGTCCGGCGGGCACTGGACCGTCACGCCGGTATCGCCGATCCGGCCGAATGCCTGCGCTGCCTCGGCGGCTTCGAGATCGCCGCACTGACAGGTGCCTACATCGCCGCCGCGCAGCAGGAGTTGCCGGTGATCGTCGACGGCTTCATCGCCACTTCGGCGGCGCTGGCGGCGGTGCGGATCAACCCCGGCGTGCGCGATTGGCTGCTGTTCTCGCACTGCTCGCACGAGCGCGGCCACCGCCGCCTGCTCGATGCGCTGGACGCGCGGCCGCTGCTGGATCTGGGCATGCGCCTGGGCGAGGGCAGCGGCGCCGCCGCCTGCGTGCCGCTGCTGCGGCTGGCCTGTGCGCTGCACAACGGCATGGCGACCTTCGAGCAGGCAGGAGTCTCGACCGCGTGA
- a CDS encoding TonB-dependent receptor plug domain-containing protein yields MNPSFSPLALAVALALVVPPALAQDAGGDARTTLDTLIVTGTRVADRTVAESTAPIDIITPEALEATGTVELATALSRAVPSLNFPRPAISDGSDAVRPAQLRGLAPDHVLVLVNGKRYHPGALVNVNGTQGRGSSPVDLNSIPISAIARVEVLRDGASAQYGSDAIAGVINVVLKGSDSGGGVTATVGQYSAGDGRQYQLGADAGFALGADGFIHFAAQGGHQDQTDRARPFIGTPTPSSAPLGEVVQRYGDPEVDNGSFSYNAEYAVIDDLAFYSYGIFTKREVLSNGFYRPAGDSRNIPEIYPDGFLPQIYNESEDVGLVAGLRATTAGGTDVDFSYAYGHNELSFDVRNSLNRSMGLDSPTDFYAGALELKQHVLNLDFNKLLDWGLAYPLTLSYGAEWRGEQFTQSPGEPASYINGGVLLPGDAPAPSGSQVFPGFRPSDSGSFDRHSFSFYAGLEGDLTDRLSLGVAARYEDYSDFGDTTTGKVTARYAFTDRVALRGTVSTGFHAPSLQQQFYQTTSTNFIGGVPFDIATFRTNHPAAIALGAEPLKAEESTNYSLGLVLQPIDDLYVTIDAYRIEVDDRITLSENLVSTPVREYLNANGFPAVAGGRYFTNAIDTTTDGVDVVATYGWTLANSTLDLTTGYNYNKTSIDKVAPNPPALEAIDPDAVRFGRLELGRFEVGAPRDKFFLGGTWNVGAFSLGATATRYGEFSVLNADPARDQTFDPKWTLDLAATYRLDSWEFTVGGDNVLNEYPDEVIFANSSSGQLPYSSSSPFGFNGAYAYARIGYKW; encoded by the coding sequence ATGAACCCATCGTTTTCCCCCCTCGCCCTCGCCGTTGCGCTCGCCCTCGTCGTTCCACCGGCCCTCGCCCAGGACGCAGGCGGCGACGCCCGCACCACCCTCGACACGCTGATCGTCACCGGTACCCGCGTGGCCGACCGCACAGTGGCCGAGTCGACTGCGCCGATCGACATCATCACCCCGGAAGCGCTCGAGGCCACCGGCACGGTCGAACTGGCCACCGCACTATCGCGCGCGGTGCCCTCGCTGAACTTCCCGCGCCCGGCCATCTCCGACGGCAGCGATGCGGTGCGCCCGGCGCAGCTGCGTGGCCTCGCCCCCGACCACGTGCTGGTGCTGGTCAACGGCAAGCGCTACCACCCCGGCGCGCTGGTCAACGTCAATGGCACCCAGGGCCGCGGCTCCTCGCCGGTCGACCTGAACTCGATCCCGATCTCCGCCATTGCCCGGGTCGAGGTCCTGCGCGACGGCGCATCGGCGCAGTACGGCTCCGATGCCATCGCAGGCGTGATCAACGTCGTGCTCAAGGGCAGCGACAGCGGCGGCGGAGTCACCGCCACCGTCGGCCAGTACAGCGCCGGTGACGGCAGGCAGTACCAGCTCGGTGCCGATGCCGGCTTCGCGCTGGGAGCCGACGGCTTCATCCACTTCGCCGCGCAGGGCGGCCACCAGGACCAGACCGACCGTGCGCGCCCGTTCATCGGCACCCCCACCCCCAGCTCGGCGCCGCTCGGCGAGGTCGTGCAGCGCTACGGCGATCCTGAAGTCGACAACGGCTCGTTTTCCTACAACGCCGAATACGCCGTCATCGATGACCTGGCCTTCTATTCCTACGGCATCTTCACCAAGCGCGAGGTGCTGTCGAACGGCTTCTACCGGCCGGCCGGCGATTCGCGCAACATCCCGGAGATCTATCCGGACGGCTTCCTGCCGCAGATCTACAACGAGTCCGAGGACGTCGGTTTGGTCGCCGGGCTCAGGGCCACCACCGCGGGCGGCACCGACGTCGACTTCAGCTACGCCTACGGCCACAACGAGCTGAGCTTCGACGTCCGCAACTCGCTCAACCGCAGCATGGGGCTGGATTCGCCGACCGACTTCTACGCCGGCGCGTTGGAACTCAAGCAGCACGTGTTGAACCTCGACTTCAACAAGCTGCTCGACTGGGGCCTGGCCTACCCGCTGACCCTTTCCTACGGCGCCGAGTGGCGCGGCGAGCAGTTCACCCAGTCGCCGGGCGAGCCGGCTTCCTACATCAATGGCGGCGTGCTGCTGCCCGGCGACGCGCCGGCACCTTCCGGTTCACAGGTATTCCCCGGATTCCGCCCAAGCGACAGCGGCAGCTTCGACCGCCACAGCTTCTCGTTCTACGCCGGCCTGGAAGGCGACCTGACCGACAGGCTTTCACTGGGCGTGGCCGCGCGCTACGAGGACTACAGCGACTTCGGCGATACCACCACCGGCAAAGTCACCGCACGCTATGCGTTCACCGACCGGGTCGCGCTGCGTGGCACCGTCTCCACCGGCTTCCACGCACCGTCGCTGCAGCAGCAGTTCTACCAGACCACCTCGACCAACTTCATCGGCGGTGTGCCGTTCGACATCGCCACCTTCCGCACCAACCATCCGGCCGCGATCGCACTGGGCGCGGAACCGCTGAAGGCCGAGGAATCGACCAACTACAGCCTGGGCCTGGTGCTGCAGCCGATCGACGATCTGTACGTCACCATCGATGCCTACCGGATCGAGGTCGACGACCGCATCACCCTGTCCGAGAACCTGGTCAGCACGCCGGTGCGCGAATACCTCAATGCCAACGGGTTCCCGGCCGTGGCCGGCGGTCGCTACTTCACCAATGCCATCGACACCACGACCGACGGTGTCGACGTTGTCGCGACCTACGGTTGGACGCTGGCCAACAGCACCCTCGACCTGACCACCGGCTACAACTACAACAAGACCAGCATCGACAAGGTCGCGCCCAATCCGCCGGCGCTGGAAGCCATCGACCCGGACGCGGTGCGCTTCGGCCGCCTGGAACTGGGCCGCTTCGAAGTCGGTGCGCCGCGCGACAAGTTCTTCCTCGGCGGCACATGGAACGTCGGCGCGTTCAGCCTCGGCGCCACTGCGACCCGCTATGGCGAGTTCAGCGTGCTCAACGCCGACCCGGCGCGCGACCAGACCTTCGATCCGAAATGGACACTGGACCTGGCCGCGACTTACCGGCTCGACAGCTGGGAGTTCACGGTCGGCGGCGACAACGTGCTGAACGAGTACCCGGATGAAGTGATCTTCGCCAACTCCTCGTCCGGCCAGTTGCCGTACAGCAGCTCGTCGCCGTTCGGCTTCAATGGCGCCTACGCCTACGCCCGGATTGGCTACAAGTGGTAA
- a CDS encoding ABC-F family ATP-binding cassette domain-containing protein produces MISFRNFALRRGERLLLSNVDLALHAGWRVGVIGRNGTGKSSLFAAIRGEVEADTGDIEVPAKVRIASVAQETPALDDTALDFVLSGDAEVHDAIQAEANAFASEDWEAVAEAHQRLEMLNGYDASARAGKLLHGLGFSADTHGRPVKAFSGGWRVRLNLARALMTPSDLLLLDEPTNHLDLDAVLWLEQWLLKYPGTLLLISHDREFLDGLSTHTLHLHDGRAKLYTGDYTAFERQRAEHLRQQQIAHEKEQAERAHLQSFIDRFKAKASKAKQAQSRVKRLEKLAGTEAVRVERALRIEFPVPDKLPHALLRLADAECGYALVDGGQTKILDNVGFILEAGDRVALLGPNGAGKSTLVKSLVGELPLLAGERSGHPDLRIGYFAQHTVESLREGASPIDHLGEIAPGVATQVLRDFLGKWNFPGNRAFESVDSFSGGERARLALALIAWRKPNVLLLDEPTNHLDLDMREALAEALADFDGAIVLVSHDRHLIGLVCETFWRVADGHAQPFDGDLDEYAAWLRNRDVSADGRAGKRKPEPAPVPPPAAAKPRKANPVKLAQAEARVAELEARLKALDEALADPDVYVEGGKRASELTGEREALAARLAEAEAEWLALYETA; encoded by the coding sequence GTGATCTCATTCCGCAATTTCGCCCTGCGCCGCGGCGAACGCCTGCTGCTGTCCAACGTCGACCTGGCCCTGCACGCGGGCTGGCGGGTCGGCGTGATCGGGCGCAACGGCACCGGCAAGTCGTCGTTGTTCGCGGCGATCCGTGGCGAGGTCGAGGCCGACACTGGCGACATTGAGGTGCCGGCGAAGGTCCGCATCGCCAGCGTCGCCCAGGAAACGCCGGCGCTGGACGACACCGCGCTGGACTTCGTGCTGTCCGGCGATGCCGAGGTTCACGATGCGATCCAGGCCGAGGCCAACGCCTTCGCCAGCGAAGACTGGGAGGCCGTCGCCGAGGCCCACCAGCGGCTGGAGATGCTCAACGGCTACGACGCCAGCGCCCGTGCCGGCAAGCTGCTGCACGGCCTGGGCTTCAGCGCCGACACCCACGGTCGTCCGGTCAAGGCGTTCTCTGGCGGCTGGCGGGTGCGGCTGAACCTGGCCCGCGCGCTGATGACGCCGAGCGATCTGCTGCTGCTCGACGAACCGACCAATCACCTCGACCTCGACGCGGTACTGTGGCTGGAACAGTGGCTGCTGAAATACCCCGGCACGCTGTTGCTGATCAGCCACGACCGCGAGTTCCTCGACGGGCTGTCGACCCACACCCTGCACCTGCATGACGGCAGGGCGAAGCTGTACACCGGCGACTACACCGCATTCGAGCGCCAGCGCGCCGAGCACCTGCGTCAGCAGCAGATCGCGCACGAGAAGGAACAGGCCGAGCGCGCCCACCTGCAGAGCTTCATCGACCGCTTCAAGGCCAAGGCCAGCAAGGCGAAGCAGGCGCAGAGCCGGGTCAAGCGGCTGGAGAAGCTGGCCGGCACCGAGGCGGTGCGGGTCGAGCGCGCGCTGCGGATCGAGTTCCCGGTGCCGGACAAGCTGCCGCATGCGTTGTTGCGATTGGCCGATGCGGAGTGTGGATATGCACTGGTCGATGGCGGACAGACGAAGATCCTCGACAACGTCGGTTTCATCCTCGAAGCCGGCGACCGCGTCGCCCTGCTCGGCCCCAACGGCGCCGGCAAGTCGACCCTGGTCAAGTCGCTGGTCGGCGAACTGCCGCTGCTGGCGGGCGAGCGCAGTGGCCATCCCGACCTGCGCATCGGTTACTTCGCCCAGCACACGGTCGAGTCGCTGCGCGAGGGCGCCAGCCCGATCGATCACCTCGGCGAGATCGCCCCCGGTGTCGCCACCCAGGTGCTGCGCGACTTCCTCGGCAAGTGGAACTTTCCCGGCAACCGCGCGTTCGAGTCGGTCGACAGCTTCTCCGGCGGCGAACGCGCGCGACTGGCGCTGGCCCTGATCGCCTGGCGCAAGCCGAACGTGCTGCTGCTCGACGAACCGACCAACCACCTCGACCTCGACATGCGCGAGGCGCTGGCCGAGGCGTTGGCCGACTTCGACGGCGCGATCGTGCTGGTCAGCCATGACCGCCACCTGATCGGCCTGGTCTGCGAGACGTTCTGGCGCGTCGCCGACGGCCATGCGCAGCCGTTCGACGGCGACCTCGACGAGTACGCCGCCTGGTTGCGCAACCGCGACGTTTCCGCCGACGGCAGGGCCGGCAAGCGCAAGCCGGAACCGGCGCCTGTACCGCCACCGGCGGCAGCGAAGCCGCGCAAGGCCAACCCGGTCAAGCTGGCCCAGGCCGAAGCGCGCGTCGCCGAACTGGAAGCGAGGTTGAAGGCGCTGGATGAAGCGCTGGCCGACCCGGATGTCTACGTCGAAGGCGGGAAACGCGCATCCGAATTGACCGGCGAGCGCGAGGCCCTTGCCGCACGCCTGGCCGAGGCCGAAGCGGAGTGGTTGGCGTTGTACGAGACGGCGTGA
- a CDS encoding histidine phosphatase family protein — MELLRHGDTGRQGFRGQLDDPLTADGFGQMRAAVADGSWDALVSSPLRRCAAFARELASVRGLPLVLEPRLAEYRFGRWQGVPMDALARTEGEALARFWADPSVHPPPGAETLERFEARVAAALAEAASRFAGRRVLVVTHGGVIRLLLCRQRGLPWSAMAGLEVPHASRHVLDWPMPAPVIAATDCETGAAG; from the coding sequence ATCGAGCTGCTGCGGCACGGCGATACCGGGCGGCAGGGTTTCCGTGGCCAGCTCGACGATCCGTTGACCGCGGATGGATTCGGGCAGATGCGGGCGGCTGTCGCCGACGGCAGCTGGGATGCGCTGGTGTCATCGCCGCTGCGGCGCTGCGCGGCGTTCGCGCGCGAGCTTGCATCGGTGCGCGGGTTGCCGCTGGTGCTGGAACCGCGCCTGGCCGAGTACCGCTTCGGCCGCTGGCAGGGCGTGCCGATGGACGCGCTTGCGCGCACCGAGGGCGAAGCGCTGGCGCGGTTCTGGGCCGACCCGTCCGTCCATCCCCCACCCGGCGCCGAAACCCTGGAGCGGTTCGAGGCGCGCGTCGCCGCCGCGCTCGCCGAGGCCGCATCGCGTTTCGCCGGTCGTCGCGTGCTGGTGGTGACCCATGGCGGGGTGATCCGCCTGCTGCTGTGCCGGCAACGTGGCCTGCCGTGGTCGGCGATGGCCGGGCTCGAGGTGCCGCACGCGTCGCGGCATGTACTCGACTGGCCGATGCCGGCACCGGTCATCGCCGCGACCGATTGCGAAACCGGGGCAGCGGGTTGA
- a CDS encoding adenosylcobinamide-GDP ribazoletransferase — MSGWLGGLLAAFGFLTRIPVPAGAFARPGAQAHSLPWYPVVGAFIGLLLWGLACLLPAGAPMLVAAVVLVAWVALTGALHIDGLADSADAWVGGLGDRERTLAIMKDPRSGPAGVTAVVLVLLLKFAALATLLPDAGMALVLAPLLARATLTAAFLALPYVRANGIGTGLAGASRTACVVSLAMTAGACIVAGGMGSLALVTATLLFFAWRRACRRRLGGMTGDTCGALTELVETAVLVVLAFASIA; from the coding sequence ATGTCCGGCTGGCTGGGTGGCCTGCTGGCCGCATTCGGCTTCCTGACCCGAATTCCGGTACCGGCCGGCGCGTTTGCGCGGCCCGGCGCGCAGGCGCATTCGCTGCCGTGGTATCCCGTTGTCGGCGCCTTCATCGGCCTGCTGTTGTGGGGACTCGCTTGCCTGCTGCCGGCCGGCGCACCGATGCTGGTCGCGGCGGTGGTGCTGGTGGCCTGGGTCGCGTTGACCGGGGCGTTGCATATCGACGGACTGGCCGACAGTGCCGATGCGTGGGTTGGTGGGCTGGGCGACCGCGAGCGCACCCTCGCGATCATGAAGGATCCGCGCAGCGGTCCGGCCGGGGTGACGGCGGTGGTGCTGGTGCTGCTGCTCAAGTTCGCCGCGCTGGCGACGCTGCTGCCGGATGCGGGAATGGCGCTGGTACTGGCGCCGTTGCTGGCGCGGGCTACGCTGACCGCTGCCTTCCTTGCGTTGCCGTACGTGCGTGCGAACGGAATCGGCACTGGCCTGGCCGGTGCTTCGCGCACAGCCTGTGTCGTGTCGTTGGCGATGACGGCGGGAGCATGCATCGTTGCCGGCGGCATGGGATCGCTCGCGCTGGTGACGGCGACCTTGCTGTTCTTCGCCTGGCGCCGGGCCTGTCGGCGGCGCCTGGGTGGAATGACCGGCGACACCTGCGGCGCGCTGACGGAACTGGTCGAGACCGCCGTACTGGTGGTACTGGCGTTCGCCTCAATCGCATGA